The Manihot esculenta cultivar AM560-2 chromosome 8, M.esculenta_v8, whole genome shotgun sequence genomic interval CAGAATGGGTGACGAGCTTGTATCAATTACAAAAATTGAATGCCTCTGCAAGAAAAGACCATTCCCTTCTTTCATTCATCGACATAGGACAGACATTTAAGGTTAATGGATACCGGCTTAAACTCTTCTATAAAGGTTTCTGAGCTCAAATAGATGAAGATGTAAGCTTGGTCGAGCATTCTGATACAGTGAACGAGCATTAAGCTTGGTCGAGCATTCTGATACAGTGAACGAGCATTAAGCTTGGTCGAGCATTCTGATACAGTGAACGAGCATTCTGATGCAGTTTAACACCACCACTACTTGCTTAACCTAAGACGTTAAAGCAACACGCTCATGGGAGGCAACCCATTTAATAAGGTGTGCCCATGCCTTAcctttacttttattttgagactttattttatttctcaGAATAATTATCTTTCTGATCATTTTCAACTTTGGGATTACTAATGAATGGTCTAGAGTCCGGTTCTTTCCCTTTCATATGTACAGGTTGCAAAAATGAGAGGAATGGGGATGACCACCCATTAAAGTGCTGATGATTGGATTCCAACCTCAATAGGCGGCAAGTTCCTTCCCACACCTAGCGCTTCTGACTTCAATGACTATCTCACGAGCCCAATGCCTCGGAAGGTTACAAGAACATCAGTTGGCTCCCAATTGTCCCACGCCACCTTCAGGTCTGCCTCTGATCATTAGGTCCGCACGTGCTGAGCAACTGACCAATTGGATTTTCGACTAGCACCCTCAATATCGCCTAGATACTATCAGCTCCCACCCTTTCCAAATGGATCCGACCATCATTGTCCTCTACCACGCACTTGGAATTAAGCATTCGCTACCCTATGACTCTAAGGAAGTTCTCTTCCTTCCTCTGTCGTTTTCTTTTCCTCCTTGTTTTTCAGTTTTGATGGTGCATTTTTCACTTTAGGGACCAAGTGAGCTAAGTGTGGGGGGGCGGGTTACATCGAGTATAATTTCACATGTTTCTTCCCTCTTGTTAAGCCATTTTCAATGTCTTTAGACCCCTATTTATATGAAAGGCTAGCCACTTGAGATTTGGGAGGTTAAGTCAGTTTGCAATGTCTAGGTAGCTTTTATAGAGTCTCTCTTTTGCTCACACTGATAGACTCTTAAATACATATTGAGAGTGCCTTATAATGAATAATTGACTGAAAAGATTGCttgctattaatttaattgtcaaCTCAGTTAAAGTATGTGCCGGAACTTCAGGCATGGTAATTGTTTGGAACATTGTACTCAAAATAAAAGTGCTAAGAGATGGATGGGCCATTTCATCTTTAAGAAAGTAAAATGAATCCTAAGAAGCATAAAACCTACTCCTCTGTCCGGTAATAGATAAAAAGTAGACCTAGTAGCCACTTGAGGATTGTGACACAAGTAGCCAAGGATGAGTATCACCAATATGTGCCCTCGCGCCGAAAATAATTAACACCACAAGCAAGAAAAAGTGCTCAACTACATACAATATGGAGAAGATTTTTAAGCTGGAATAGTTCATTGGCACTTAGcattaacataaaataaaaatatgaagtgTTGTGTGCTTTATAGCCCGGCTAGTTTTGgcatttaacttgatttgagttgACTTAATAACTTGAAAATCTCTATTGTGTGCTTAAATATGGAGGCTCTACTTTGTGTATCTTTGATGCATGTGTTTTGGGCTTGATAGGGGTATACTATTGCTGCCTATCTTTTCATTGCTCCCTGGGTTGGTCTCCTGAAACTTGTTGGCTCAAGTTTTATTTAAATAGGAAAGGCTGAGTTAGGGAATCACATGTGCGACATGAATTTTTACATATATCTCATACTTGAGGGCAAGCATGAACTAAGTATGGGAGAATTTGATAGGGtgtatattttttctatttagtgCAAAttctttcttataaaattagagTTGATTATGCTGAATTATggatatttcttttctttttgcaaTATTGACCAACTCTGTACtctttggaaagaaaagctcctAATTGGAAGAATATGGCAGATCTCGTGCAAAATAAACCTCGGACAAGGTAGACCTCGTGCAAGACAAACCTCGTGCAAAACAGACCTTGGACAAGGCAGACCTAGAACAAAATAGACCTCGGACAAGGCAAAGTTTATGCAAAGCAGACAATGGACATGACTTATGAAATATCACGGGATTTCCAGATATGATTGAAGAAGACCAATTTAGAAAGAAATGATTTCAGAAAGATCAAGAAATTAGGGATTGTCACTTTTCCCTTTAaaggaatattttattttcttcctctTTAGTTTAGAATCACCCCTTTAAAAAGGGAAAGGTTATTTGTATTGAGCATtcatatattcaaaatttttcagAGTTTTTGAGTTAGAATTTTGGGAGTTACATCATGAGTTTCAGTAGCTAAACTCTTTTATCTAGTTAGAGAATTTTCAAGGTATAATTCACAAGGATTGTGACATAAAATCAAGTTCAATTTTCCTTCTCATTTCTGGTTTctatattatttcttttatttatgagattattatttgtttaattgATGCAGATTGGCCAATTGTTTAATTGAATGAACAGTATACAGTCATTCAGATTCATTAATTCTGTAATAACTTGTGACAAATAATACTTTATTGTGGAATAACGTATTTTGATTTCATAGCCGCGCTGAGTGAACTTCTTGGTCGGAGTCAGCTCTTTCTAGTTTTTAATGTTGCTATCAAATTAAATCTCATTGAACTGATCATGTAGTTGTTTATTGATTAGGAGTTGATTAGAGAGCTTATccttttcagtcttttatctaaGGGAAAATTAGGTTGTTAGATCgtgtatacagctataactggCTGACTAAAATTTGAGGGTGAACATCCTCGCATCTATGATCAATTCATAGATTTAACACAGAGATATTGTCGAAGCTAGATATTTTCTTACtagttattttcttttattagtttACTTTTGCTTCTGGTTAAATCTACTCAACTCAAACCCCCTTTTTTATTTTCGCAATTTTATTTTGCTTAGTTGTGAAGTCAGTCACAAGTCGGTCATCAAGTCGTGTGCTCAATAGGTCATCACGTTGTTCATCAAGGTAGTCACCAAGTGGTCAGTCATAAGGTCAAGAAGTCGGTCAAGCCGGTTGACAAGCCGTTAAGTCATAAGACTGATCGCAAGTTGGTCATCAAGTCGATAAGTCGATAGGTCGGTTATTAGATAGGTCGTGAGAGCGTCATTCACCTTCTTCCACATCTGTTCTCACAAAACAAAAATACAGTGATTAATCcgttctctgtggattcgacccTGCTCACCATATCTACAATTTATAATTGTTGGAAAGAGCATGATTTAATCTTATTGAATTCGTCACATGTGGCTTCTATTTATAGGATTTCCACCATAAATGTAAATACAAGAGTTACAAAGTATAAATGGCCAATTAATTctcataataatataattaatttaagagttataaaattgatttgaatGATAAATATTTGGAGTTATAGAATTGAATTGTATATTGAATTTTTGGGGATTATGGACATCCACtaattatgaatatatttaacaatattaattatgtataataaatattaatattttataatattagccTTAATACAACCCTTTTAGATATTAAGTATGATGGGCAGCGAAAATGGAAAATCAATTATAGTTGTATGGTGACTCATAGTATAATTCTATTAGTTTTAttgtatttatataaattgGTTTTTGTATAAACGAGTAGACATTATTTGTGTTACTTGTATTGTTTgattattttcattttgcagGTAAAGAAGTTAGATAACCCTTAGAAAATGTGGTACAAATCATAGAAAGAAATcgggtcaaaataaataaataaaaaagttaaaaagatgTGAGTGCTGATGCGAAAGGAGGCAAAATAAAAGACTATATTcatattaaagaataaaaaaaaatagaacatCGCCATGATTATGGTGTTTATGTGCTGTTATTTTTAGATATTAGTTGCTACGGATGTCTTCTaaactttgaaatttatatatattattaagcaCTTTTTTGTGTGTATAATAAACGTGAATTATAATGTGATATggatcaaaatttaatttatattaaatatgttttttaattatgaaatatttagattatatagaacatatcaaaataaaaataatttttttattatattaatttgcaATAAATATtgctaaaaatttattaaatttttcaatgattttataatagatttatgagaaatattgttgaaaaatatattaaaattttttatgaatataaCTCATCACTAATTTTTTTCAATGGATTTTCAACAAAAttatgattgaaaatattttatttttttttgacaaAATTACCAAAGCACAATGTTTTTGCTGATGGAGAAGTCATTCGAAAATTCGTCGCTAAGGCGTCAAAAATTTGTATCAAATAATTAGTGATAAAACTTTAAACGATGAATTTTAGTCTGTTAAAAAAtcattattgaaaatattagcAATAGAGTTTTCCATCGCTAATAATATGTATTTTTGTAGtggttataattataaaaaaataaaaaagtttggatataaaattaaagatttttactTGTGGTGATTAAACATGAAGTTTTAAATTCATGTCTAATTGAACAAATTATTTTAGAGATTggctataattataataaatttaaaagttgaaaCTTTATtatctcaaatttaaattttgattataatcatgattaaactcaaatttttactttttatgtcCAATAGAATTTATagtaattaaagttaaaatattataacaatTCTTATCTCTAGCAAAACATACAAATTAACTCATCCTTGAAATCATGGTGCCAAAAATCTCAGCTTGATATTTGGTATATTCTCTTTGCTTATCTTTTAGCTCtttataaataagttttaaatctCTGCCAAAAACAAATGGAAAAATAATTAGAATAAATTTTAGAAGTTGTAAATAACAAAAACAAATTAAgccatttgatgaaattttctgACTAAGTTAATTACCTGTTATTTGGATCAACGATTAGAGCCTTCTTTATATCATCTTCAGCTTTTTCAAGTTCTGATATAGTCAAGTATGCTTGGGATCGTCTGAATAAAGCTTTGACATTCAAGGGTTCTTGTTCCAATACCTATCATGAATAAAACATAACTAAGTTGAAGTGCTCAACGTATACTTGAGCCAAATAACAATGATATTTATCTCAACTACTTTTTTAAATGCATGAAAAATATGGAAGCCAATTGGTTATATTCCACGttgaaatttaacatggtattagAGTCTCAACACTAATATTAGGCCTCACATAAATATGTCACGCTCCAGTATAGTTCTGAGTGGCCGAGTGTCTGAGTGTAAGGGGTGTGTTAAATCCTACATCAGTTTGGGATAGAGGTAATTGTTCTTATAAGAGTTTTAAGCACTTCTCCCCCTAGTTAAATCTGACctaaatttaacataatatCATCTGATATTAGATCTCCTATAAATATATCACATTCCAGTAATTCTAAACGTGAGGGGTGTGTTAAATCCCATGTCGGTTGCCCCTTATGAGGATTTGAGACATTTCCCTCCCttaaactaatttttatttttgagtgAGTTAGACCTGATCTTATcaaactttctttttcttaaaaaagcAAATAATGACTTGTTTCATGTACAATTTCCATTTAGCTTTTAAGATGTATATAGATATATGTTATGAAAGACAAGGAAAATGAATAAACCTTTGTGCATAATCTTGACGCTTCAAGGTACTCCCCTAGTTTGAGCTTGCAGGCTGCATTGTTCAAAAGACATGATAATCGCAACTCTTTGACAAGGCACTTTTGATCATCAGTGAAAGAGTGGGAAAACTCGGTATAATTTGATGCCTGAAGTTTATAAAGCAAAAGTTGCGATTAAAATAAAAGACATATTACATGtattgaatattaaaattttatatctgAATTTTATAcgattaacaagttagtccttatattttaaaaaaaattattaaaatatttttaaattttaatttcataatatatttaagTCATTCTAGCTATTCTTCAAGTATATTCCATCATATTTTGTAAGTTACAGttggaataaataattatttaattaataaatttgttattattaatattttcatccatctatttcaaaaaaaaaaaaaaaaatcaaatatccTTATATTTGCTAGCTTTGAtttgggtattttagtcttctAATTAAGTATTAATTTGCTTAATACCTTTTCATATTTCTTAGAAGCAAGCCAGAATTTCTGAGCTTTGAAAAACACATTTCCTTCAAGCTTCTTCTTTTCACATGCTTCTAATTTCTCCAGTGCATCCATTTTCCAGAATGGTTTCTCCTGATAGTGtcaaaatatttgaaaaagaaaaattagagtaaagtttaaaaaaattgcTAAAGACAGTTTTTTTAAGATTTATGTGGTTAGGAAACAATGTGAAAAACTAGGTAAAAGTAAGGAAAGATGTACATTCAACTaccttttaaaatttgataataaaaaaattaccttTTAAAAGAGCATgagcttttttaaaaaaaaattaaaaaaaaaaaaaacataatataatacGATGTAAGTGGGACATCAACCATGTTAGCACATGTCAATACATGCATGCCACATGAGCATGACATCAACCATGTTGTGATGTCGTTAGCCACTTTGTCCTTAGGAGCTAACAACGTTAAACAACAAGTCTTTTAAGTGCAACAAAAAATCTCATactctttttaataaaatgtctAAACTATAGAGTATTTAAGTGTGTTTTTTTCTAACAAactaagaaataaaaataatttaactattaacTAAGGAAGAGGTAAATAATAACCTTGATAAAGTCAATCAGCTCAACTTCATAGCCAAGTACAGAATTTGCTTGAAACTTTCCTGAAATCTCGTGGTCAGAAAAGCAATCTGCACTGATTGTGATAAGAGCATGTTCTCCTTTCTTCATTGTCATTATTGCTCTGTCCAAACCGTTATTTATTTGATCTACAGCAGTACGTATTAGAAAAAAgtttagtaaaaaataaataggatTGGTATTTATTCTTGTATAAATTGGATTGGTAGTATATATTAGACTCATCAATTTTTAAGTTAGgttaataaattaagaaaaaaaatttcacaaattaagaaattgagcttaatttaaactttatgggttaattttaagaaaaagatTAATAATGGAGTAAATTGGTGAAATTGCACATTTAGCCAAAGTAAATGTCAatattacattaaatattataaatttttcataaaattcaaACACTTAGCTGCTTCcgtagttttttatttttcgttttttatttaataaaaaatatgtaaattataCGATTgttagttttatgtttttatccttactatttattagaaaatatttttaaaatcaaaaaattcaAAACTGAAAAcggtaaatattttttttacatattttacTAAACCATTGTTTTTCtctataaattttatcatattatcattaattatcaaatttatttatttctttaaatacatatttatttaattaatttataaaaaatatttttattttattattataaaaaaaattaatatttaattcatataatataaaaaaaaaattctaatctctcaattttaaaaaatatattaaacaatTTATTAAGTTCTTCCGTTAGTTTTAGTTAGTTAttaattaagtattttattatttaattcttataatataaaaaaatttattaattaatctccgTTTTATAAAAACACCTATTAAGTAGTCACACAGTATCAATTGTTGATCATTTAAATTATTAGAtagattaactaataaaatttttaaaatttcaaaaatattttaatattttttttaaattaaattattaattaataaattttcttatattacatgaatagtaattttttattataatatcacatattttgtaaaaataatttattatttatttttatgtaaaactatttataaaattatttatatttttattttattattaatatcatatttaaaaaaataatttattacttatttttatatataaatttataaatttatttttatacaaacagtttttaaaaataaatattttttttaatttaaaaaaaaataaaaaacagacTCAAGTATTTATGATGGGACcaaaatttaaaactataaGATGCAAAATGATCAAAACATAGGTGAATGTATGCATTAGGCCTAAAAGAATCACACGACTGGTACAACATACCTTCCAAAGTTGTATATTCAAACGGTTCTTCAGCAGTTCCCTTCTTCTCAAAAACTGTTCCATCTTCCATTTTGCCAGTATATGCCACTGAATATATATTATCACACCATTTAATTCATGGTTTTGATTTTTggtaaatttactatttatttttatttcaaaatcactcaattaaaatatttttatatttcatataatttaatttttttatttttttattaaaaaaagttagctgtattaaatatttatatcgttTATTTTCTGTAACTTTAAATTCATACTATTTTCTCTAATCATGCTTAAAACAAGTTgacagactttttttttttttaacagataaatttaaaaattcaattttataaaatataaaatattttaattaaatgattttgatataaaaataaattaataaaactaaaagtATAATCTCGTTATATTTTACCTTTCACCTGGGATCCTTCATTAGGACGTTCAAAGCCTTCACCggcttttattattgttttaagcACTTGCTTATTTCCTGTGATATCAATTACACTTCTCCATGATACAAGCTCAAGTTGGACGGTTAAATTAGAATTGAGATGAATGCTTCTGCCAATCTCTCCAGGAATATTTCCATTTTGGCTAAACCCATCTGACAATGCATTATCTCAGATCGATTAACGTCCAAAATTGGGGAAAAGTAAATATACAATAAAATACCCAATTCAACTCTGGCAGATTTTGGTTCAAGGTATTCTAGATATctaatttcataaataaataggGTCATTTTGAGTcgaaaatttatttagatttctCATTTAGAAGATTTTGCCTATATTAGATTTATATATCTCCGAAAGGTTTACgtaattttacattttagaCAAAATTTTCACTTAAAGCAATGAATTTGAATTAGATCAAAGTATTCTACTGCCTCAAACTAGAGGGAGTATCAACAACTTACAGGAGCACTTTACTGATAGATCTGCCTTTTCGCCCCTTCTCATCGTCTTCACAGCTATGCCAAGGGCAGGGCATAGATAACCTAGTCAAAAGTAGCTACAAGAATTAAACTGCATCACATATCAAGCCTCTGCATTTCTTGCATGAAATTAACACAATAACTCattgcaataataataataataataaataaataaataaaaagaagaaaactcacCGTCACCTATATGAAACTCTGCCCCTTCTTCAGATTTGGAAGCAAGCAGTCCATTCTCAAGCCTAGCCTCATACTTCACTAAAAGGATAGAAAATGCATTACTCTTAATAATATTAGGAGAGAATGGCATATATATTTGTATCAAACAAAAAGGATATTATTACAAGTAGAGACGTTCATACCTAATagattttctaatcaaaatatgagcagttcttgtataaagattaattaataaaatttttaaaaactcatagatatattaatatatttttttaaaataaaaaattaattaatgacttTTTCTATATAACatagactaattaataatttttattaaaatttaataaaatttgcaAGGCACATTCTAATTTGTTCTTCATCATTTACAATTTTCAAAGTAGAATTACTAGCATTACCTAAAACTTGATCTCCATCTCTTGGTGTGGCCCATCCATCACCCTCCTTTGTTATCTTCTTCAATATTCCACCATCACCTGTTAGATCCCTGATGCTGCTCCATGATAGCATCTCAACATCAAAAACCAGAGTTGCATTGGAAGGAATCAGTGGTGGAGAACCAGCTTCCCCATATGCCAAATTTGGGGGTACTTTGAAAATTGCTCTCTCACCTTTCTTCATTGTGGCAACTCCATCATCTAATCCTTTTATTACTTCACCTAAAATCCAAATGCGATACAAGATTCCAGAACATTTCATAGGCTTACAGATAtacatatcatatattttacATGCAAAACAATTTTTATATGCCAAATTATTTTTTGCAAATAAATGCAGCATTACAATTTTAGATTTGCTaagcttttttttcttttctgaaaaaaaaaaaaaaaaaaaaaaaaaaaaaaaaaaaccaatggGTGGTTTCACTCTTACCTTGGCCTAATTTGAATACGAAGGGAACCCCTTTCTTACGAGTTGAATCAAGACATTCCCCGCCTTCAACATGCCCGCTGAAATGAACTGAAATGAATAGTTTTTCCATTAACGATCAAATTTCAATCAATTTCAAATTGTATTTAcacattttcattttcaaaaaccATTTCTTCTGTCCTTTTCAATTACCAAGAACTGAAACTTGAAGCTTAAGCTCTACCAAAGGCTTGTGTATAATTGTGGATTGCCAGTTATTCTCTTAACTGTTGCTAAAGAAAACCAAAGACAAAATATAGAAAACAATTGGTGGGTTTGTTCAGTACCTTCCACCTCATCTCCAGGAAATGGAGATTTCCAGGAAATTCCTTTCTTGAGAATCTTTTTCAGGAGACCCTGCTTTCCGATTTTCTTCTCTGAAAATTTTGTAGTTTGGAGTCGAATGTCAGCTTCCGTGGAGGAGTTAGTGGATGCGAGTGCCATTTGAATGCAGGGAAGCTTTCAGAGAGGAAGAGACTGTGTTTGGGAGTTTGAGTTGAAGATAAGCCGTTGTTGATTTCCCTCCTTTTGTTGCCTTTccgtttagattttttttttttttttccgttgGATGATAATTAAAGGCATTAaagctggaaaaaaaaaagaaataattatagagaaaaagaaactaaaaatattattttgagaaattaagatgttttataatatattaattcaaagattaaatttttcataaaattaaaaatggaaatttatataatttaagagATAAGGAAACGAAAGTGTggcaaaaaattattattttataataaaatgagaGCATTGTATATCCCCTtctttgaattaataaaatgtaaaaatttaattcaattaatttttttattaattttaatatttaaaataaaaattaaatttcatttattttataattttttttcatttttagaaggaataaaatcatacataatatttaagaattcaattaaatgttttttttttcaaattaatgaTCTCTAGGATAatgtttttttcatttttagaaGGAATAAAATCATActaattatatttctttttgaTATATTGGACTGTATGCCACCTCATTATGACATTTTAGTGAGACCAAATTGTTGgaaaaaaatagtaatttaattttaattataaaagaattagtttaatttaaacAACTGATAGAATTaagattataaaattatgaaatttcaaATGGATAATGGCCATGATTTACACGTCAAAATTTTCTATCGTTTACCGTTAAATCTATCAGAAAAACCAAGTTATCCTTATCGTGAACActctaaattaatatttaatataattttaaaaaataattatagaataaattaaactttatcaatttaaacgattatattttaattttattttattaataaaatataacttaatcggatttttcaattcaataaaagtttttaatttaattgttttataacGTTAGATAACACAATTTTAAAATTCGATAactcatttcttaattttttttatcgataaatataatattttgtatcATTATAAGTTATAAATATTGTTATGACGacactatttttaaaaaattaagaatcacAACTCtctctattaaaaaaattaatcatactTATTATATCTATACTGATCGAGTTGAAAGTAAATAATTAGTGTAATTAATCCAAAATGATTGAGTTCATTAATCTAAAATGATGACCGCCGGATTTCTCCACCTCGGACTGGGGCCAGGCCCATATCGTGAGCCCATCATTTGGGGGGGTCCAAGGCCTTCCCCGTGAGACTGGTCCAGCCCGTTCCCCTCCAGATCGGACTCCAACCAATTTCCTCAATCAGGCCGGCTTAACCTCTTAGGCCCGATGAATAGATCCTTCTTGGGCTCGGCCCGTGACTTATCTTTCAGTCCAGTCCAAAATCAGGAGGGAGACCCACCTGTCCGTCATGTGGGTCCATATGCATGCGCGcccggggagaatcaggggccgttacgcatgggacagagatctgattccctcgtacgtccgtatcaatgtagcagggacaggtggtccaatgatatacattctgttaacacgtcactagcagacaaaagaaaacatataaaaggagaaatactctcctctagggaGAAGGCTTTtcccagttttacagaacccattgtaaaaccctattttttggatctcagatcatcaaatggcgccgtctgtgggaaacgaaggagatcttttcatcaccggagttccactcttaacaaaacccactgagatccacgatggctaatcacaacgAAAGCAACTTTAAcaccccaaatgacctgagctctgcccaagaggggtagcagttctcc includes:
- the LOC110620570 gene encoding 70 kDa peptidyl-prolyl isomerase encodes the protein MALASTNSSTEADIRLQTTKFSEKKIGKQGLLKKILKKGISWKSPFPGDEVEVHFSGHVEGGECLDSTRKKGVPFVFKLGQGEVIKGLDDGVATMKKGERAIFKVPPNLAYGEAGSPPLIPSNATLVFDVEMLSWSSIRDLTGDGGILKKITKEGDGWATPRDGDQVLVKYEARLENGLLASKSEEGAEFHIGDGYLCPALGIAVKTMRRGEKADLSVKCSYGFSQNGNIPGEIGRSIHLNSNLTVQLELVSWRSVIDITGNKQVLKTIIKAGEGFERPNEGSQVKVAYTGKMEDGTVFEKKGTAEEPFEYTTLEDQINNGLDRAIMTMKKGEHALITISADCFSDHEISGKFQANSVLGYEVELIDFIKEKPFWKMDALEKLEACEKKKLEGNVFFKAQKFWLASKKYEKASNYTEFSHSFTDDQKCLVKELRLSCLLNNAACKLKLGEYLEASRLCTKVLEQEPLNVKALFRRSQAYLTISELEKAEDDIKKALIVDPNNRDLKLIYKELKDKQREYTKYQAEIFGTMISRMS